In a genomic window of Apteryx mantelli isolate bAptMan1 chromosome 2, bAptMan1.hap1, whole genome shotgun sequence:
- the YAE1 gene encoding protein YAE1 homolog — MSWVQVAISRSSEDIFDEDADEIYIAQKEWNSAMKKRLKEGYRDGIEAGKELALQEGFNQGYRQGAELMVTCGQFRGTLNALLSWCHLNGHDSALSKINHLLDVVGKREDDVLKYLNSTQEQSHLGDILDFVQDMDLSDTAPAGTECDAVKAGKYEHIGSSGKTSCRNNGKDDSLQSECSKAICTDPEKPTLAWVKEQTVWLVEQLGLSLDMLHHVQQLGY, encoded by the exons ATGTCCTGGGTACAAGTTGCCATCAGCCGATCCAGTGAAGACATATTTGATGAAGATGCAGATGAGATATATATAGCACAGAAAGAATGGAATAGCGCCATGAAGAAAAGATTGAAG GAAGGCTATAGGGATGGCATTGAGGCTGGGAAAGAGCTTGCGCTCCAGGAAGGCTTCAATCAGGGTTACAGACAAGGTGCTGAGCTGATGGTGACATGTGGCCAGTTCAGAGGAACCCTGAA tgCTCTCTTATCGTGGTGTCACCTTAATGGACATGATTCTGCTTTGAGTAAGATAAATCATCTTCTAGATGTGGTTGGAAAGCGTGAAGATGATGTGCTTAAGTACCTGAATTCTACCCAGGAACAGTCACATCTTGGAGACATTTTAGATTTTGTTCAAGACATGGACCTTAGTGATACAGCTCCAGCTGGGACAGAGTGTGATGCAGTTAAAGCTGGAAAATATGAACATATTGGCAGCTCTGGCAAAACTTCTTGTAGAAATAATGGTAAGGATGATTCCTTGCAGTCTGAGTGTAGCAAGGCAATCTGCACAGATCCTGAAAAGCCAACCCTTGCTTGGGTTAAGGAGCAGACTGTTTGGTTAGTAGAGCAACTGGGCTTATCACTGGACATGCTACATCATGTCCAGCAACTAGGATATTAG